Part of the Vibrio sp. YMD68 genome, ACTTGAAATTGCTAATGCTTTACAAGTATTCATTGATAAAGGGTGGCAGCAAAAAGACGTTGCAAAACGTATCGGTAAGAACACAATTTTTGTTTCAACGCACCTTTCATTATTAAAAATGCCTGACTGCGTTCGAGAATTATACGATAATGACATTACAGCTGATACGGAAACACTCAATAACTTACGTTTGCTATTCGAACTGAATGAAGAGCGATGCCGGGCTGTCTGTGCCGTTGCTATGAGTGATGGCATGACACGTAAGCAAAGTCGTGAGTTGTTGAATGATGCAAAACGTATCAAGAATGGTGATGAACCAACTTCAAATGAAGATGGTGCAGTAACCAATAACTCTGAGCAGGATAATAATTCGAATTCTGACTCAGAATTGGGTGAAGAGAAGGGTGGCAACTTTACACAAAGTGATGTGGAAAGTTCTGATGATACAACGGGCAATAATGTTGTTCATCAAGCTACGGGAGAGGAATTTACTTCTGATGATGCTTCATCTCAAGGCGATACAAACGCGCCGGGTGATAAGCAGGTTGATGAAAGTGATGATGCAACCGATGATGCCGAAGAAGAAGGCATTGAACCTCCTCTTGCAAAAGGTAAAGACTGGAAAGGGGCTGACCCACGTAAGTTAGTCATCACCGTGAATATTATCGGTGAGAGTGAAAATAAGCGTGGTGTACTGATGACAGATCGTATTGCTACTGAACCAAATGTGGTTTGGGTTAAGACTCTTGTTGGTGAGAAAAAGGAAGTAAAGCCAATTAAAGTAGCGGTGACTGACATCGAGCTCGTAAGCGTTGAGTAAGGTAAGTATGGAATGAAGTTATCTCAGGATATGAGTCGCAAGTTTGAACTGGTAAATGCGCTGTCTAAGTTAGATAAGCCCAGCTTGCACGATCTCCATTCAGAGACCAAGATTCCTGAGTCCACTATTAAACGCCAACTGGCGATGCTTCGTGATGAGTTTGATATGAAAATTATATTCATCCGTGAATCGAGGGGAGAGCGAGGAGCTACAGGCTACTATATGATAACGGACTGGGGTATTTTGGACCGAGAGAAGTTCATCTTGCGGCACGGAAAGCTCTGATTGTAATATCCAACCTCAAATTAGCCCTGGCATTGCGCCGGGGCTTTTTTATGCCTGTAGACTTTTAAAATTTTATAAGTATTATAAAGTGATGCTGTAATATTGAGGAGGTAGCTCCTTTAGTTTTTTGGAGGTCTCAAATGAAAGTTCTTCATCTCCCTGTGAAAGCTCTGTATTTCAGACAAATGCAAACCGGGGAAAAGAAGTATGAATATCGTCTTCAAACGGATTACTGGCGGAAACGTCTGGAGGGCCGCGAGTATGATGAGGTGCATATCAAGCTTGGCTATCCAAAATCTGGGGATACCGAGAAGATTTTAGTTCGACCGTGGAAAGGTTTTGAGGAGATGGTTATTACTCACCCTCATTTTGGTGATGCTCCCGTTAGCGTGTTCGCAATCAAGGTCAATGAGTAATAGGAGATGTACTGATAATGGATTCAGAATTGAAGCAAGAAAGCAAATTTTACCGGGACTTTGAAGATAAGTTGCTACACGTTATAGCAAAAGCCCATGTGATAAACCTGAGCTGTATGAGCAAAGGTGAAGCAATGCGACTGGTTGCTCATTTAGAAAACCTAAACCCTGAAAAATATCCAGAATTTTATGGGGTTAGCAAGTCGCTAATAAACGTTACGAGTTCAAAACTGATTGTTACATTGAACAACACTATTCAAAAAATGAGTTCAAGTCTGTCTGCGCGATTGGCTTTGATCAATCCTGAAAATACCCGCTAGTTTGTACAGAAAAGGGCAATTACTCCCATTGGTATATAGCGTAGGTAGGGGCATGATTGCCCTTGTATCTAAAAAAGTAGCGAGGCTCCGATAATGAATGAGCAAAAGAACCGGGCATTCTGTGAGCAGATGGCTGCGGCAACGGTAGAGCTTGGGACACAAGAGGCACTCTCATGTATGGCTAGGTACATGATAGCCATCGCACACGATCAGGGAATCTCATTACAGTTTGAGTGCGATCTTGGTTCTTTAGAAATCCAACCAAATGAAATACTGATAAAACACTAAAAATTACAGGAGTTGGCTATGAGCAATGCACTGAGCGTTATTACAAAACAACTTTCAAAAGAGTCTGATCCCGCGTTCTTAGAGTTTACAGCTCGGATAGTTGAATCTATTGAATTGGTTTTAGGTTATGAACCAACAGTTGAGAAAGTACGCGACTTGTTGGGAAACAAGAAAAAAACCGTAGCCTTGTTGAATTCTAGTCACAATGAGTCCGTTGTTAAGTTAGCTCTGGAGATCTCACAGTACGACGATAGCCACTACGACACATTACTTTCGGCAGGTATGTCTGCTTTAAACCGATACTTGTCAAAGAATAGCGGTTCTGTTTCTGGTTGTATGTTCATGCCTGGAGATATCACTGCGAAAGAGTTGGCCGAACGATTTAACGGAGAATGGATGTTCTTTAGCGATGATAAGAAGCTTTCACTTACTACAGGAGAAATGTCGTGACGGAACAAAACGAAATGGTGGCATTAGATGGCTATAAATTGCATTCCAAAGTAAAGCGCTTTTTTATTTACGTGTTTATAGCTATGGCTGTCCTGAACTTTATTCAGTTGATTACCAATTTTTACTTACCAGAAAAGCTCTTAATTATCGCAAATGGATTCGCATTAATTTGTGCTGTTTTGAGCGTTATTGATAAGGCCCACTTGTGGGAAAAAACAAGCAGTGATGGGGAAGGCCAGTGAATCGACGTAGACTGTATTTTTTGATGGCGTTCTTGGGTTCGTTGGCATTAGTCAGTGCAAAATTGAAATGGCCTGGGTTCATTGTTGGTGGTATGAGTATTGGTTTTGCTCTTCGATGGTTTCTCATCCACCAGCCTCTCAATCAAGATTCTCGCCCGTTAGAACGAATCGTAACGATCTCTGGAATAGGGCTTTTCATGGTTTTGTCCGGTGGCCTTTTTCATCTGGGGGATAATCCTGCCTTTATCGACCTTATGTTTATGTGGGGGTGTGCATCCTCGGGAGTTGCCTTAGCTGAACTGGTTAATGTGAGAAATCCGGATCGAAGTGAGGGAACTCGAAGTGAGCACTAAAATATACAATGGGTTAATTCTGCGCAATACAACGTTAGAGCAGGCACTAACCAAATTATGCTCCTTGCGCTCTGGTTGCGTTGATACGGCCAAAAAATCCATAGCAAAACTGGGAGCTAGAAAGCTTGCATTTAATGCAGATATCTCGGCAAACGTAACCATGCTCCAAAAGGATAGAAGCTGCCAAACTCTGTCAGATCTGAGAACTATGTTTATCGAGGAAAAGCATAAAGTTTTGGTGGACGGTATTCGTAGTACGGATTGGGACTTCACTTTTAATGTCTGCTTAATTCCCTGGGGACAACATACATTAGGTTTGTACTACGTTGAAAACGATATTGGGTATCGCCAATCCTTAATCGACGTTGGATTTCAAGATTATCATTACCAAAACTCGACAGATAAACCTAACGATGTGACTGATTCAGAATGGAGACAAAGAGAACTCGCTTGGGAATCAGTGTTACCTGGTTGGACAAGACCAATAGAACGCGGTTTGTCTTACAGCGTGGTTGATTGGGATGATTACCAGAGTGCTGTACATAGTAAAAGTCTGATCCAAGAAAACATCCCTTCACAAAGCATTAGACGCAAGCGAGTGGCGGTAAGGCTGACAGAGCTGGAGTTGACTGCGAGTTTTCCTACTTCATCTGCGTTTGAAATTGTTGAAAAAACCAGAGAGCTATATCCGGATAGAATTGATGACGTATTGCTCGGTGATGTAACGGTAGTACGTTTCTAACATAGGGGGGAGTAATGCTGGATTTTTTCTTTATAGGCCCATTAGTCATTGGTTTGGTTTGTTGGTTTAAAGCCCCAAATGAGGAATGGGAGTCACTCGCTAAAGATTTTTCAAAGCGCTGGGCGTTAAGTCTTATAGCTATGATCGCTGCTGCCGCGTTGGGAGGAATAACGATGCCAAATGGACCAGAAAGTAGTGAGTCAGCATGGCTCATATTTGTTGGAATCATTTGGTTTGTATGCATTGTTACGATGCTTTGGGTTGCCCTAACCACACTAATGCAAGCGATTAAATTGAAGAAACAATAATAAGGAACCGAGTATGGCTCACGTAGATCAATATATTGAAGATTGGTTAATGGTGTTCAGAGCTGCGGGTATAAGCGATGAAGTTGCCCAGGAGGAATTTGGCTTGTGGTGTGAAGGGCTCGATGGCGAAATTAGCAATGAGTACACCCAAAACGCACTATCTGTCATCAACGCAGCTGAACAGGCAATTGAAGAACTACAAGGAATTACTGGGTGAGAAGAAAGCGTTCAAACTGGGTATCCGTAAGTCATTTAAGCGCCTATGCCGCTGATCCATCTAAATTTTGCCAGCACAGAGGACAAGCATACAACTCCGAGGCTGCAAACGCTGGATTAAAGGCTCACGCCCGAGCAGGAAGTGGTAACAGTCTTTTACCGTGGTTAGTGATTATTGTTGTAGCCATATTGGTTGCTATTAACTGGGATTTGTTATGACTGGGGAACTAGTGTTTTTGCTGGTGGCGTCAATCGGCCTATTGATGGTTATTCTCAGAGGGCTGTCCATTAAGAGGCAGTTCCATATGCCTTGGTACTGTATCGTGCTGGGGGCTGATATAGGCGGTTGGAAAAAGCCTTGGTTTATTAAACGCCGAGGAGTCTGCGGAGCCCCTGATGCAGTATTTTTTGATCCATTGCGTTTTAGATACATTGCAGGAGAATTTAAAAGCAGAGCGTTCAATGGGCGAATGACAATCCGTGAAAAGTACCAGCTCACACTTTATACTGGGTTAATTCAGCGATTCTGGCTACCTCAAGCACAGGGAGTCATAGCCTATGGTTGTGGGCGAGTATTGAAGCTGGACTATGATAAGACACTTTTTAAAAAGCTTATGGCTCTTCGAGGCGAAGTCAAATCTGCCAGAAAAAATTGGAGGCCAGTCGATCACAGACCGTTGTATAAGCGATAGACAAAACTTTTTACAGGGTTAATATATGATTCTGTAATCTGGCTGAGAGGTCAATGTTATGGCATATAACCCAAACAGTGATGAGGTGTGGGGTAAAGAACTAAGGGTGTATAGTTCGATGAGTGAAGCTGACTACCACCGAGTTCTCCAGCAAGGCGCTTTTGCTTATCAAAGTGGAACGCCATACGCAGAAAACCCGCACAATGATCACGAGTCGAAAGCAGCATGGATTGAAGGCTGGCAACTCGCAGCATTTCATGAACGGATGTCTACCACTCGAACCGTGCAATAAGTTTAATTTGATAAACCAGTGCCTGACAGTGTTCGTCGGCACCTTAATAAAGCGTTATTTTATGAAAAAGTTCCTAAATGTTTTCCAGTTGCCTACTGGATATCAAGTACGTATTGGTAAAAAAACAAAGTCTTTCAATGCCGGAGTATCTAGTGATAACGCGCTTAATTCAGCGTTATCCTTTCGCCTGGATATGTATAAACAGGGGGTATTACCCGCTAATTGGAATGTTGGTTATTTTGAGCCCAATGCTATCAAGATTATTGATCAGGATAAGCAGAAACGTTCACGTTGCACCATCCGAACAAAGACAGATCGGAAGCCCACACACATAGAGGCATATTGGTCAAAGTTCAAAAACCTAGCCGAAGCGCATTCCTTTTTGAAGCGCGAATACAGCAAATGGTGTAGAGAGCACAATGCAATAGCTAAGCTGTATAACCAAAAGCGCAATGAGATTCTGTTCATCTCGGCCCAGAAAGAGAAAGAACAAAAAATATCAATCCTAAGTGATGGCATTAAGTTTGATGCGAAGCTTTGGAACGAGTGTGTGGCCGAATATGAAGGAGTGATGCCTGTTCCTAATACAATCTCTGATCATGTCCAGGTAGAGGCTTATAGTGACAGTGGTGAGAAGGATATCGACCTTAGCCACCATTTCGCTGTTAATGTATCTGATCAATTGGAGCCATACCAGTCTTCCGAAGTTCTCCATGAACTATTGGACCCGGTATACGATATCCTACATGTTGATAACCATGCTGCATTAAAACTAATGCCAGAAGTAAAATGTAGCTACAAAGCTATGCGTGAGAAGTTACGCAAGATTAAGCCAAACCGTAATGTAAAGGGTGCGATTTGTGCTCCATTTTCTATTGAGACAAAGCTTAAATCATCGTTCCTCGATTTTGCCATACCAGCGTACTGGGATGGACTTCCTTTAAACCCATCCAAAACAATCGTTAATCTAGCCAGTCATAATGGGATCATTCAGGCTGCAAGTCTTTTAGCGACAGCTTCATTTATGTTTATGGGCTACATGCAAAAGCAGCGTATGTTGCAATCGGATGAGAATGTAGAACTAGAATTTCCTGTGTTCGAAATCAGTGAAAAGATGCTGAATTCTGCAATTGACTCTATCTACCAAGCGCTTCTATTACAAATGGGACGGAAGGCACTGAACTCGATGGGTAAGTGCGAAGAACGATTAAATCTGTGGCATGACGTTGATGTCTGTGACGTCTACGACGATCAGTTTGGAACTGCTGTCCAGATGGGGCAATGGCAGTGCTTTATGCCCCGAAGCAACAACGCGACGTTGCGTAAACTTCAACTATTGGTGCTGGTGGCAAAAATTGAGCATAACCTAGAAGAAGGCTTTGTTCGTCGTCAACTGTCGAAAAGTGGTATCGGAATTACTCCCGTTGATAAATTGAAAGATAAGTACAGCCATATTTCTCATGATTCAATTGAGCGATTTGAACAACTCCGGGCTCAGCTCTATGTATCCCCCAAGAAATTCTACCCCTTGGTTAACATGAGTTCTTTGCAAACCCCCAAACCTGAGCAAGTGTTTATGGCAAGATGCCGTCATTGCGGCCATGTTCCGAATAAAACTATGCGCAAAAAAGATGGGGTCTGGCTTGGAGCAATCGAGTGCCCCAACCATTTAGACGAAGCGGTATCCGGTGAAAGGGAATATGAGGCCGAACTTCATGAATTAGTGATTGAGTGGCAGAAACGTAACCTGAAAAACTTTGATTTTTCTAAGACATATATGTGGGACCTTTCCAGAAAATCATTCTCTACTGAGCTTGGACCTTTCCTCGATGAAGTAAAGCGTCGTCTTTCCGATATGGTTGAGTACAACAGTCTCGCAATATCACTTCCTAAAGAGATCGTAAAGGACAGGCCAGGGAAAAACTTTGCGAAGCGTATCTATGCGAATTATCTCTGGGCGTGTTTTTTCTATGATGCTTATCAAATCAAACTTTCAGAACTAAAGAAGGAGACCGCACGATGAAATCAGGTCTTGAACGGTTGAAGGAAATAGTGACACAAAGTGCGTTTTATCGTTCTCCGAATTATTCCGTAAACGTTAGCTTTAAAGACTTATTCAAACCCGTTGGTGGTTTGCTTGCCTACAATAGCTTGGTGCAAGAGCTAACGGAGGAGATAGCTTTATCTCCTTATGAGATACTTGAAAAGTTAACCCCTGAGTTTCAGCGTTCCAATCAGAAGTGGACGAAAAACATGCAGCAATGTTTCGTTGAAAACCTCTTGTGTGGATGTGAAACGAAAGTACAGCTTTATGATGTGAAAGGCAGGGGGGGAGAGCTGGATGATTCCCTTATCTTAGATGGGTTACAGAGGCTTACCGCTATTGCGGCGTTTCATTCTGGTGAATTCGCTGTATTTGATGAACTGTATTGGGAAGACTTAAAATCTGGAGGTATTTTCCCAAGGTTGAATTTGATCGTTAACATCTACCAGTTTGATTCTGATATTGAGGCATGTCGCTTTTACATTCAGATGAATAAAGGAATTACCCATTCTGAGGCTGATTTAGAAACTGCATATTGCTTTATGCGCAAGCACGGTGAAAAAGTCTAGGTAGTCATTATGGTGTGCATTTTAAGGTCTAAACGGATTGAGTCATCTCGTCAGATATCACTTTGTGGAAAAGTTGTATCTGGTAACGGAGCTCATTATAGGAACATCACCGCTGCGAAGAACGGAGCTCAGCCAGTATGCAAAGACTGTTTAAATTCGCTGGGAATGACAAGATATCAATTGCGGCCAACTAAGAAAAAGAAGCCTAAAGTCAAGCCAAAAATGGCAAAGAAGGTTTCTAGGAAGGTGCATGAGTCCTCTGCGAGACAGCCAAAGTTCAATAGACAGGATGTGTTAGATAACAAGGAACTGTTTATTGGGTGTGCAATGGTTATGTTAGAACAGCAGGAAAGGTTAGATCTGTTCCTTGAGAATAACGCTAATGCCCAAATTGCACTTGATTACTACTATTACGGGCAAACAGCTAGAATGACGGCTGAAAAGTACAAATCGACGCAGGTCAGCATTCCAAATAGAGCCAGAACGGGTCTAATTACGCTTAGTGAAGAAATTGAATGCAACCCATTAGATTGGGCATCATGGCCCGTACAATCTCTCTGGGAGCTAAAGAGAGCGTTATTAAGTATTGCTGTTGAAGCTGTGCCAGAACAGTTAAACAACTAAGAGGAAAAATCATGCACCAGGAAGTAGATCCAAAAGGGCTAACGTGGCCTATTAAACCGTCAATTGTTGTTGATGATTTGGTTGCAGGTACAGTTAATGTGTGCTTATCACCAGAGATCCCACCAGCAGTTTTTTCGCTCAAACAATGTTTTGAAAACGTGCCTTTCAAAAATGAATCTCAAAAAGGCTGGGCTAAGGTGCTTCGTGAAATCGCTGACAACTTAGAACAGAATGACCAATAATGATACCTAGTGGGGTTAGTATGTTGGATTTTGCAGGGATTTGAAAATAAGTACTTTGAAAAGCTTGTTGTTAAAAAAAATATTTTTTCTAATGTCTAATATATATAAAAACTAGGGAGGCTGTTTAGCCCCCCTTGAAATTACAAAATCTAAACAGCAAAAGATTGTTTTACTAGTTCAATGATCTTATCACCAGCATATTGGGTTTTAAACTCAACTTTTATATCTTTACTAATTTGGTGGAACAGCTCTTTAGCGTGTTCAATTTTTCGTTCTTCTTCTTTCCGAAGATTATCTTTTCCATCAACATTTTTCGTCTCAATGATGAAGTTTAGGTAATCACCCGAGTCAGTTTTAACTACATAAGCAAAGTCAGGTGAATAGGAGTAACCTCCAGAAACAGGTAACTTGATTGAGTTTTTAGGTATTTTGGTAAACACGACGACACATTGAATTTCACCTTCTGTAATATTCAATCTTTCCAATTCTGAATCGTAAAAAACTTCTTCGAATAGGTATGAATCTACTGGTGGTTTTTCATTGTTATGTAGAACACCAAGATCACTCGACAATACATCTTTCAGCGGTTCACCATCAGCATCAGTGAACTTAGTAGGGTGCATCGTGTTCGAGATAACGTTGTATCCCAACGCAAACTTCGTAAATGAGTTATTAAGTAAGTATTTACTGAAACCC contains:
- a CDS encoding KorB domain-containing protein translates to MKLNNLKNLNQLAQAAQKKQPDGKVILTVPVDEVISKEQVRKRFRNIEELGDSILEEGQQSAIVVYPKNEDGKYVIQKGERRWRACKAKDIPTIDIVVNEKEQTDLDETAGELIENIQRDDLTALEIANALQVFIDKGWQQKDVAKRIGKNTIFVSTHLSLLKMPDCVRELYDNDITADTETLNNLRLLFELNEERCRAVCAVAMSDGMTRKQSRELLNDAKRIKNGDEPTSNEDGAVTNNSEQDNNSNSDSELGEEKGGNFTQSDVESSDDTTGNNVVHQATGEEFTSDDASSQGDTNAPGDKQVDESDDATDDAEEEGIEPPLAKGKDWKGADPRKLVITVNIIGESENKRGVLMTDRIATEPNVVWVKTLVGEKKEVKPIKVAVTDIELVSVE
- a CDS encoding helix-turn-helix domain-containing protein encodes the protein MKLSQDMSRKFELVNALSKLDKPSLHDLHSETKIPESTIKRQLAMLRDEFDMKIIFIRESRGERGATGYYMITDWGILDREKFILRHGKL